A stretch of DNA from Physeter macrocephalus isolate SW-GA unplaced genomic scaffold, ASM283717v5 random_4, whole genome shotgun sequence:
TCGGTAATGCCCCTGGACATACTCTCCCTGGGCTGTGGAACACCCTGTGGGAGCCAGGTTAGGCGTGAGGTGTGGGGCAGCAAGGACATATGTCTGTCCCAGGCCTTGAGTCCTGTTCTGCTCAGGATGACTCACCTTCACTAGAGTCCTGTGGGAAAAAAGGAGAGGCATGAAGTCACCCACCTTGCCATGCCCCGAGACCTGTTCTCTCTGCTCCCAGAAACTCCCCACCCTCAGTCAGGACCCTGGACAAGTCCTgtgccctctgagcctcagttttctcattttttttttttttttttttttttttttttttgcggtacgcaggcctctcactgttgtggcctctcccgttgcagagcacaggctccggacgcacaggctcagcggccatggctcacgggcctagccgttccgcggcatgtgggatcttcctggaccggggcacgaacccgtgtcccctgcatcggcaggcggactctcaaccaccgtgccaccagggaagccctcttatctTTAAACTGAAAACAATAGCTCATATTTTGCAGGGTTTAGCTGATCCACATAAAGTGCTCATAGAGGCATTTGtcatcctattttacagatgaaaaaactcaTCTATGTGTGGTGAGGCAGGGGCCAAACCTTACTCTGGCCAACTCTGGGGCTTAAGCAGAGATGTGCCATTTTTGCCTTGTACCAAGACTCTTATTCATCTAGCAAAACCCTGGCTGCAGTGCCTCTCTGTTGGAAGCTTTCTCTGATGGTCCAGGGCAGAGTCTGTTGGGCCCCCTAGGATCCCTGCACCTGACAGTATTTGTTGTTCTGGCCACCCCCAGGCACTGAACTCCTGTCCCCAACCTAAGCTTCCCAGGGACCAGGGAGGGAGCCCTACCGTTCCTAGCAGCTCACTCCGCATCTCACTGGTGTATCGTGCCCGTGACTGTAGGTGTACTGTCTTCGTGGCAGGTACCCGTTCCCTGGCTGTAGTTGGTACTCGGCCAGGGGCCAGGAACTGGTTGGCTAGTGCCTTCTCTGAGGAGGAGGTCTGCAGAAGAGGGCAGAGGGGTcaccagaggggcaggtcccagaTGAGCGTTATGAATGCTGAGGAGACAGAGGTGCCCCTTACTCACCAGCTTCTCTGCCTGCAGCATCCCCTTCAGAAAATCTACCTTGCGAGAATATTCATTGATCACCTCGGAGGCCGGTTTGCTggaaggggagaagaggaaaaagaaaacctgctGTCCCCAGTTCAGGGAAGGGTCTTAGCAGGGAGGGACTGGAGACCAGGGATCCCGGACTGTACTCCCTGCCCCGGATTTGAACACTTGTGGCCGCCTGCACTCACCTCGCCTGTGCCTTCAGGGCCTGCAGCATGTCCTCGAGGGCTCCCACGTACTGGGGACGAAAAGTGGGGTGTCAGCCCAGTGGCCCCCACCACCGTCCGGCTCAAAGGGATTAGAGCCACaaaggggcagggccagggcgggggcggggcttgaACGGGAGGAGCCAAGTATCAAGGAGGCGGGaccagctgagccccagggaggAGGCGGGGGAGCAGCGCAAACGGACTTGGCGGAGCCAACCGGCAGGGCCGTGGCCTCATTggctggcggggtgggggagtCGGGCTCGGTGGCCTCCGGCTGCGGGGACCACCCTCCGGGATTCGGGCTCTACGCGGACACACGGGCTTCCCTCACCTTTTCTAGACGCCACTCGTCCGGGTCCCGCTTCTCCGCTGCCATCGCCTCGCAGCGGCACAGCAGCCGCACCAGGTTCAGCTCCAGCCTCGACGCTGCCATCACTACCCAGCACTACCCCGCCCCTTCCGCCGGCGCCATCTTAAGAGATGGCGGAAGTGCCTTTCGTTGGCCTCCTTCCGGGCGGAAAGTGCCCTGTTTGTTCTCTCATTCGTATTTGGGGCTCTCTCGTTCTTGTTTGGGCGTTTGCTCTCTCATTCTTGTCTTGTTTCAATTAGCGGCGCCATCCAGTCCGTATTTATTAAGGACTCAATCGCTTGCTTATCCTCGCGAGCATCTTAACGGGTTGAAAGGGTCGAGTCCTTCGTTTCAGGCCCACGTGCAACGCGTGACATGCTCATTACTTCCCCCCCTGCTCAAAATTCCTCCCTCGCTCCCCACTCCTTCCTGGGTTCTTCCCACACTGAGCTCTTCCgcagccaggcagcctgggggAGATTCTCCTGGGGGAGAGGTTCTGACCTGGGACTTCGGAATCCAAGACTCAACGGGCTACGATTTCCAAACTTTTGCAGCTATGATGTCCCGTCCCAGCCCTGACTCTGACTCCACCTCCCACCGTGGCCTTCTGCGAGTTTCTTAAGTTTTTCTGGACCTGTCTCCTCCCTTGGGAAACTGGCCGTGAGGCAGTGACATGGGCTAAACCTGGGAGTGAAAGGTCACGCCCAATGCCCAGACCCCCATGGATGGAACCCCCCCCTGCGTCCTCAGGAAGCCAAGGCCCCTTGTTCGAGTCCCCCCTCCTGGAGTGGACAGGGTGAGGATGGGGGCTTCACAGGGACTGAAGCCTGGCATGCAGCCCTTAACCATCTCCCCATCCTTCAGGTCACCTGTGTCCAGGTCACACCAGTGGGCCTGGTGCCCTGTAAAGTACCATGGATGAGACCAAACTCAGGGTATTGATAAAGGGGGCTCTAGAGGCAGACAGGGCAGGGTCTgaatcccagccccaccccactccagctgtgtggccttggactaGCCCGCCAACTCTTCCTTGCATGTGCCATTGAAACTCCGGTTTGTCATGGTCTCCAACTCCCCCGCCCCAAAGGACCCACCTGCCAACCAGTTCCCACAACTCCCCATCTGGTTGCAACCTGGGAGCTCTTCTGTGGCGGTtggcggtggtggtggtagtagtgtTGCTTCTGGTTGTAGTGGGTCCACCAGGACTGACTCCCCACGCCCCACCCAGGGTGGATGGCCCCATCAGTTGACATTTAAGCCCCAGCTGGGGAGAGGCTAGGTGTGACAGGAGGCAGCTCCCAGGACAGCAGACTCCTCACTGAATGTGGTTCTGCCAGGAGCTGCCTGCTTTCCCAGCTTTCTGGATCAATAAAAAGAACTTCCAGCAAAGCCCACGTCCCTTGTGTGAAAAGTATGTGTCAAATTCCAGCAAACAAACAGCAAAGTCGGTTGGAGGAACAAGGCAGCTCCTTCCAGGCAAGGGGCCCAATCCCTGCCCTGTACCCCTCCTGGCTGAGGCCACAGGGCTGACCCCCACCCGCCAACCCCTGCTCTTTCAGCCTGGAGCTGGCCTGAGTAGGAACTGCATGCAGACACCTctcaggcacttttttttttaatttcacatggCCTGTGGGTGCCTCTTGTTCCAGACCTGGGGCCATGTGTCCAGGTGTCTGGAGAGTGGGCTGAGCCTAAGAGGGGAGCCCCGCTCCGGAGATGCCAGATGTCCTGGCTGTCACTGTAGACTTGTAGGAACATACAACCCCAGGCCTTGCCCTCCCCACCCATGAGTGGTCCTGAGTTGAGGGCTCCTGTTCTGCCACATGGGGTGGGCAGTGCCAAGGGTGgcctcctccagcctcctgtGTCCAGGGCACAGTGGACCAAGGAGTGATGGCCACCTTCGAGCCTCCCTGGGATGTGAGGTCTGTGGTGCCTGGAGTGGAGGCTGCCTACCACCTCGTGTCCTGGCTCCAGCCAACAGTCTTGATCACTACGGAAGGCTCACTGTTCCCTCGAATGCACGTCGGCCAGGTGGCCACTGCCGGGCCAGAATACGAGTCCAAGACAGACTTGGGGCAGTCGGGCCACAAGTGTCCAAACCCCTCGTGCAGGGTCCTAGCCCTCAGACTGTCCCCCGAGCTGTCCCTCAGCGTGGGTCTGAACCTCCAAAGCTTCGCGGCTGTGTGGCCTTTACTCTGAAGACTCATGTCCAGGTTATAAGGGAGATGCAGGGTGTTAATATAAAAGtttgtacatacacatataaaaaaaacaatttggtCTTCTGTTAAGGCTGTTACAGTTTAAAGTTATGTAAACCACGCCCAAAGAAACAGTGACCAGAAAAACGTACGAAAGGGGAGCTGGGAGATGCCAGGCTGCCCGCCATGATGCGGCGCTCTGGGCGGGCAACTCCGTGTGATGTAGGGGCTCAGCAAGGGCAGCCGGGCCTCAGCCAGCCTCTCCCTGCCTGCACTCACTTGGAGTCGGTGCCCACCTCACATCGCTCTTGGAGCTTTTCATTCCGGATCCTTCTCAGACCACTGAATGCTGGCTCTGGAGCTCTGGCACCCAGCTCTGGCACCGGGCCGTCCTTGGATATGCGGACTCTGACAGCTGTGGGCCCTCAGCCATTGGCCTGGCCCGAGGCAGGGGGCAGGCAGTAGGTTGGGGGGTCCGAGTACCTCCGCTTGGTCCCGGGTGGCCGGTCGTCCTTGTCCAGGGGCTCCTGAGGGCCCTGAGTGGGCAGGTGAGTGCCGGGTGTGATATACACAGAGTGTACCTGGTCTGGGCGGCGAGCAGGTGGCTCTCGGCGCCTCACCGGGGTGGCAGCTTCCTGGGCACCTGGTGCCCGGCCAGGGAGATAGGAGGGCAGGCCGGGTGGGAGCTTGATGTTGGCCGTGGGCATGATGGGGGTCCGCCGGGGGGTCTTCACTCTAACCGTCATGAAGGACGACGGCCTTCGTCGAGGAGGGGCGGCCGCCTCGGGGAGGGGGCTCGGGGTGGGTGcgctggggcaggggagagcagGCGCGAGGGGCCCTTTTGAGAGACAGATGGCAGGGTTACTGCAGCTTCAGGGCCGGCAGACGGACCCTCGCCCGGGGGCCTGCTGGGTGTGGACAcgggaaggaaaaaagcagacgCTACCTTAATACTGACCTTCCGAGGCCCCCCGCCCAGCCCGCTCTTCCAACAGGCTCTCGGTGCTAGCTGATGTCTCTGAGTCCAGGTTCTCCTCATCGGAGCCCCGAGGGTCCAGCTCTGGCAGCCGGTACGTGATGTCCTCCCTGGGGATGAGAGGGTCACAGTGTCCAAGGCTGTTCCATGGTGGAAGACTGCCCCACGGAAAAGTGCCAGGCCAGTAGGGGACAGAGTAGGTCATCCTGGTCCTGGAGGGGACTCCCTGACCCCAGCACCCCAAACCCAACCCCAAAAGCACACCTGGCCCAAAATGCCCCTGACTCAGTGAAGCTCATATGAGGAAGGTGTCGGGCTGCTGAGGGAAGCCAGGCATCTGGCCTAGTACTCAGCTAGCGAGGGGCTCCTGCCTCAAGACCTTTGCACatgttgttccctctgcctggagtgccCTACCCTATTCCTAAGTCTAGAATGCCCGGGGGGCCTCGATTACACCAGTTCTCCTGGCATAATTTTTAAACAGCATCTCCGTTCATACTTCCATCTTGACAACAAACTGGTGGATCGCCCTAGCTAAGGGCAACTTTAAGACAAAGTTCAGGCATCACCCctctgtttcccttctctccctatGGGCCACCGTGATTCCCTGTGGTCAAGCCAGGGGTTTAACGAGCTTAGGCTGTGTTTTAGGACAGCAGCACCCCGTGAGGTGGGCACTGGACCGCGGGACTGAGCCTAGCCCATTAGCTTCCTAACAGCCAGATCCCCTctagtgggggggggggcagtggaTGGGGGCTGGACAGGGTGGCTGAGTGTGGCAAGGGTTCGGAGAGACACTTGCTTCTCCTCCTTGATGGACTGGATCCGCTCAATTAGGATCTCTTTCTCGCGATCCTCTTCACCACCGGCCACTTCCTCCTCTGGCAGcacccccagctcctccaggCCAGCGCTGCTGCTCATCCGGGTCTTGGGATTCTTGATCTGCAAAGAGAAGCGGCAGGTCTGGCCAGCCCCTCTGCGTGGGTGGGGGTCAGTGCTTGTGGATGGAGAGGGTGGTGCAAGCAGCTCCGGGGGAGGTTAGTTCTGACATGGATGGTAGGCTTAGAGAGGCTTCTCCGGGGATCATGCAGGGACCGAGTGGCCGGCACGTGGCTCATTAGTCATCTTCAGCACAGGCAATCAGCAGGCAATGGGTTTCCCCCAGCATGCACTTCCAGAAGGTTAGGACATGCTCGGTCTATCCTACGAGGACCCTAGGGGTTGAGAGGAACCCCAGCATGCACCGCACTGGGAGACATGCGAGGAGGACCCACCGTACGTGTACATACCAGGACCCCCTCATAAGGAGACGAGAACCCCAGTTtgagaggccagggctgggggagagatGAAGAGTGGGTGACCACACAGGGCCATGACCAGGGCACAGGCGCTAGTCATGGGCATAAGGCCACGTCTGACTGTCGGGACAAGGACAGGATCCTCCCACAGGAGCCCGGGACCGGCCCCTTATCCCTCTACCCCCCACTGTGAGGCCACTTCTGCTGTGGCAACGATTCCCTGTGGGCAGGGCCCAGGTCAGCCGGGGACATGGCTGGAGGAGGACCAGGACCACCACCAAGTAGGTGACAGGACACCCACTGCTGAGAGTGGCAGCTGGCCTTGAGGCTGAGCTAGGATGGTGGTCTTTTGGCCGAGGTGAGGAATCAGCCCGTAAACATGCTGCCACAAGGCCCCAGGTCAGGCTGTCGGTGGCCCAGGGTGTGCTGGGAGAGTGTGCTGGACAGATAAGTGAGACCCCGCCCAATGTCCAAACCCCGCCCACCGGTCCCCACTCCCACAAGGCCCCGCCCCCACCGAAGCCCCGCCCTGCGTTGCTCACAGCGTTTTGTCGCAGGAGAGAGAGCCTCCGGAAGGCGATGCTCTCGGCAGCCTCCAGCTGGGTGATCTCCTCCATCTTCACTTTGTACTTCCTCATCTGTTCTTTGATCAGCATCTCCACGCACCTGTGGAGAAGGCAACTCAGCTACCGCCTTGGGGGGTATGGTCAACATGGGGGCCTGCATCTAGGGAGATGCTGGCCCGAGACTGGGGCATGGTGGCTGAGACAGAGACCCAGACACCAGGCAGGGCCACGGACATGGCTGTGGCTCCCATCGTGGCCCCAGttcactcactgtgtgacctcgTGTAGCTCaccccacctctctgagcctgaatCCTTGTCTTAATAAGCCTCCTCGTTTGAAGGAGGAAGTACAGTACCATGGAGGTTGGGTGATTTGTCCCAGGGGCTGCAGGCAGCTGGCCCCAAGGGCTCTAAAACTGCACTGTGACCCAAGGCACATCTGTTCAGTGGTCAGGGCCAGCCTCAGTGGTCAGTACCGAGGCAGGGAGGGTGTGGTGGGACCGGATGGTCTCAGCCTGGATGGAGAGGCAGTCGTGACTCAGGTTTCCCATTGTCATGaccacttaagaaaaaaaaaaaacaaactcaaggaACATGCTGGAAGCAAATCCGTCAACAGCATACCGCTGCCCAGGTAGTGTCAGGGCCACACTGGACTCTCCTCCACTCTGCCTACCAGCAGCTGTTCATTGATCTCTTGAGTGTGGCCCAGGGTGTGGGGTGTGCACTGTCAGGCGTAGCCCTCAGGCCTTCCTGTGTTTTGCCTCCTGAAACCGCTTTGGGTGACAGGTTCTTATTTTTACAATTCGAAAGTCTAAACAATGTCCTTTTAGTGATGGATGTCTGCTGACCTcctgagttctttttttctttttctcttaattaatttttatattttggctgtgctgcgaggcatgcgggatcttaatttcccaaccagggatcaaacccgtgccctctgcagtggacgcgcagagtcttaaccactggaccaccagggaagtccctttctgaGTTCTTTTGAGGCACTTcctttttttcgtttgttttttaaaaaaaaatttatttatttatttggctgcgttgggtctcagttgcggcacgtgggaccttagttgtggcatgcatgtgggatctagttccctgaccagggatcgaacctgggccccctgcattgggagcatggagtcctaaccgctggaccaccagggaattcccttgaggCACtttctgagaacattttttttttttgaagcactTTCTGAGAACTTTCGAAGATCGTTTGCGGGGAAGAAGGAACCTTGTGACAATCGCTTCTGTTTGCTGCAGGCTCTCACTGCTCCCAGAGGCTGGGAATGTGGGGCTTCACCATCTGCCCCTCACCCTGGACAGAGGATGAGGGATTTCTCCCCTTTTTTGGTTTTTCACCCTCAAGAGAACTCAGAAGTGATGCTCTTGCTGCTTGAGGAGATGCTGCCAGGTCTCCACCTAGGTGTGGGCATGTGTGAGCCCTACGACGCCACCATGAGGCCAGGCTGCTTCTTGTCCCTCGTCTGTCAGAAGAGCCCTGCTCGCCGCTCACAGCAGCCAGCGCACATGCAGACTTTGTTAGAAGTTCGGTTTTAGTACAAAAGTCACGTGTGttcattagaaaagaaagaagggtggAGAGACCAAACGAAGTTTACCCAGGACCCCAGTGCTCAGGACACCTCCCGGGGCCGTTGTGCTCGGGCTATGTTCTTCTAGACTTTCCTCTGCAGGCACATTTACACACTGCGGAGGCCAGGCCAGTCCCGGGATTCTGGAGAGGGCTCTCCTCTTTCGTTGCGGGATCCCTGGCTCGGCTGCCCTGAGCACATGTTGCGGGGTGGCGGCCAGCCGGTCCTGGTACTCACGTGGTGATTTTGAGGACATCCTTCATGCTGGTCAGCGGGTCCGAGTTGTCGGGGCAGCGCAGGAGGCAGGGCGCAAAGATGATGGCCAGTGCGCTGGGTGACATTCGGTTCACGTCCTCAAGCAGGGCCACCCTGTGCAGCAAGCGGCAGTTAGGGGGTGGCCACAGGGAGCCCCAAGACCAGAGTCCAGATCCCGGGAAAGTGCTGCCGCAGCCGGGAGGTGAGAAACGCTCGCTCCTGCAGGGTGGAGAGGCGCCACGAAGAAGCCGGGGGCCCCCTCCTGGACCCCCCCAGTATGGGCTCACATCCTGGTGTGGAGCCACCAGAGAACGCCAGCCCGGGGAACACCGTGGTGGGGCTCTTGCTGGGACCCCACCCCCCAGAGAGCGGGGCGATAGGAGGGCAGGCACTTGCTTGACCAGGTGGAAGATGAGCCTCTCCAAGGAGTTGTGGTTGGCTTCTGGCAGGTGCTCCAGGACGGCGTAGATGGCGGCCAGCTGCTCCTGCTTCTCTGGCAGCTCTAGGAGGGTCCTGGGGGTCAGCTCCCTGTGGCCCTCACCCGACAGGCCCCAGGGCGCCGGGGAGCCTCCCACTGTCTGGGGCCCGGTTTCTCAGCTGGGGGCACGGGTGTCCGTCCTCCCTGACTGGCCACAGCACATGCTCGAGGCTCTGACCCCCGACCTCGACCACCTGCCGGCTCTCGCCACGGTGGGACTCACCGACAGCGCGGAGGAAGTCGCCGTACTGGGCGAAGGTCATGAGGGGCTCGGGCAGCTCCCGCAGCCACTGCTTGAGCACCCCGGTGATGGCGTGGATGGGAAAGTTCTCCAGTTTGACTGCCGTGGGGTCTGCGGGGAGGGCGCGGTGGCCGGTGAGCTCGGGGAAGGCAGGAGGGCTGAGCCTGGAGCCCCACGCGGTGCCCTCCTGCCTTTGACACCTACCTGTCCGCAGCACCCACCTGTCTGCAGCGCCTGCCGGAGCTCCCTTGTGCGGTTGGCGGCACCTGACTTGCGGTAGAGGCCCTCGGTGTACAAGCCGTGCATCTCCACGTGTTCCAGAAGCTTCTCCAGCACGATGGGCACTGAGACCTTGTCGCTGGTCAGGCTGTCCACGCACACGCCAAAGTGGCCCGGCTCAGTGCCTGGCTCGATCTGCGACAacagggatgggggtgagggtcaGGCCCGGGCTGGTTGTCCTCCCTGTCACCCCCCCGCCAGCCCAGCTTCCTCTGTGGCCGCCTTCCCCCCCCTGCTCCTCGTCCTCTCTTGCACGGCTGCCAGAGGTGCCGGGCTGTGGAGGTCCGTGGATGGCTGCTGGCAGGGGGTCCCTGTGTGAAGTGCCACAGTCCCCTCCGCCCAGCTGATCCTGGCTTGTGCCAGCCCATAGAACCCCGCCTTCCTTGTGCAGGGTTGGGGTTTCCTTCCACCTGGAGGAGGGAAGAGCAGGGCCAAGGCCTGGGGTGCACACACAAGCCTGGCCCCAGCTTTGGGGGGTCCTCTGGGGGCTCTGATAGGACCGGGGTGCACTCTGCTTCGggaccagcccctcccaccagctcCATGCTCCCACCTGACACCAGCCTTGGCCTTGCACCTAGCATACCCTCTCCTCCACATCTCTCAGAACGGCCTCCACCAGGTGTTCTGGAAAGTTCCCGGCCCCAGTGGGCTCACCTTCTTCCCACTTGTGTAAGAGCAGTAGGTCTGAATCTTGTGCACACACTTCTTGTGGCAGGTCATCTTGCACACTAGTCGGTcacggtgggggagggggagagggtggTCACTGACAGCGCATCGGGGACCCATGGGTCCCGTGGCTGCCTGTCCCCGTGTCTCAGGACAGTGACAACTGCCTGGATATTTACGATGGACACGGAGTGGCGGGCTGCTCCTCACACAGGGGCCAAGGGGAGAGGTGACCCTGGCCTGAAAAGAAAGCCAACCCTGACTGGTCCTGGCAGGAAAACAGCAGTGCTAGAGGCCTGCCTGACCCAGCCTGGGCCCCTGGGGGCTGGCTGGCTTCCCACCCGACCTTGGCCACCTCCTGGCTGCCTGACTGTGGGCCAGCTGGGTCACCCTGGGCTGCACCTGTCTCTCAGGGTCCCTGTGGGGACTGACTGGCCTCGCCTGGCACATGGGGGAGGGGCCGGCACTTCAGGCAGCGAGAGCAGCATGAACAAACACCCGGAGATAGGGCCCAGGGTGACTTGCCCAGGTAGGCGTGCAGAGGGGAGGCTGCGGAGTTGGGGGGGGGGCCTGGGGGTCAGTTGAGGACCGGCCTCTGCCCCGGCGTGACAGCGGGGTGTTTGAGTGGGTGAGGTGCGGCCTTACTGCCCCTGTAGTGAGGGGCAGTGCTCTGGGAGGATCGGCCCTGTAGCTGGGGTGAAGGCCCGGGTGCACCGTGAGGGGTTGGGGACATGGTGGGGGGTCAGAGGGTGTGCGGTGGGAGTCGGGGGGCCTGGGGGGGGTCAGGGGCGCGGTGGGCGATCGGTGGGCGAGGGGCACTCACCGCTGCAGAGCAGGGCCTTGTCCATGAGCCAGATGTAGGAGAGGCACTGCTCGCAGGACTGGGGGATGCTAACTTGGTAGCTGGCGAACACATGCCCGTTGTGCTGCTGGACCTggagcagtgggggaggggggccgaGTGGGAAGGTGGACCCCCAACGGGGTCGCCACGGGGCCGCACAGTGGGGACGCCGCCTGCGGCATCTCAGGACCGGAGGCCCTTAAGGCCGGGTAGGAAAACACACGCCCGCCCGCGTGCCCAcgcgcacacacagacacgcgcACACCCGTGCACGCGAGAACACACATACTCACAGCACGTTCCTGCTTCCGCTTCTTCTTCTGAGCTTTGCTCTGCTGTGAGGGAGCAC
This window harbors:
- the USE1 gene encoding vesicle transport protein USE1, whose product is MAASRLELNLVRLLCRCEAMAAEKRDPDEWRLEKYVGALEDMLQALKAQASKPASEVINEYSRKVDFLKGMLQAEKLTSSSEKALANQFLAPGRVPTTARERVPATKTVHLQSRARYTSEMRSELLGTDSSEEPELDVRKRIGVAGPRPGDEKQSAAELDLVLQRHQNLQEKLAEEMLGLARSLKTHTLAAQSVIKKDNQTLSHSLKMADQNLEKLKTESERLEQHTQKSVNWLLWAMLIIVCFIFISMILFIRIMPKLK